From the genome of Pelomonas sp. SE-A7, one region includes:
- a CDS encoding HD domain-containing phosphohydrolase, with amino-acid sequence MSPLRLRFADLMACLAAASELAMGQDADQALQGCAVALRIAQDRGVSGSELRQVYYQALLRFIGCNADTGVMAGIAGDVIELRRAMAPLDTAAAPQVIAALVRRIRAAHAEDSAIATALASLRGLARSAEFAREIFPGHCEVAQRLGRRLGFDERFVTGLGQLFARWDGRGIPAVAGEAILPAVRIVVLAQELLLHARLGGHARAAEVLRERRGGQFEPSLVDRVLALGPGLIEQLPARWDQLSALEPLPHEWLEGESLEQALLVLADYADIQSSWLLGHNRRVADLAVDAARSLGLDLDQQHLLRCAALVHDLGRVGISTEVWDKPGPLSQGELDRLRLHANYTRQILGRVASLAPLAELAGAAHERLDGSGYGRSIDARSLTLAARLLAAADVVAALGEARPHRNAMDLAAIAGIVGDEVAAGRLDREATSAVLAVLGARLQAPVPASRLPAGLSEREAEVLVELASGRTNKEMARRLGSSPKTIGHQVQSIYRKAGVHTRAGATLFALEQGLLPRPR; translated from the coding sequence ATGAGCCCGCTTCGTCTGCGCTTTGCCGACCTGATGGCCTGCCTGGCCGCGGCCAGCGAGCTGGCCATGGGCCAGGATGCCGACCAGGCCTTGCAGGGCTGTGCCGTGGCGCTGCGCATTGCCCAGGACCGGGGAGTCAGCGGCAGCGAGTTGCGCCAGGTCTACTACCAGGCCCTGCTGCGCTTCATCGGCTGCAATGCCGATACCGGCGTGATGGCCGGCATCGCCGGCGACGTGATCGAGCTGCGGCGCGCGATGGCGCCGCTGGACACGGCCGCCGCTCCCCAGGTGATCGCCGCGCTGGTGCGCCGCATCCGCGCCGCCCATGCGGAGGACTCGGCCATTGCTACGGCCCTGGCCAGCTTGCGCGGCTTGGCGCGCTCGGCCGAATTCGCCCGCGAGATCTTTCCCGGCCATTGCGAGGTGGCCCAGCGCCTGGGCCGGCGCCTGGGCTTCGATGAGCGCTTCGTGACCGGCCTGGGCCAGCTGTTCGCGCGCTGGGATGGCCGGGGCATCCCGGCCGTGGCTGGCGAGGCCATCCTGCCGGCCGTCCGTATCGTCGTGCTGGCTCAGGAGCTGCTGTTGCATGCTCGCCTGGGCGGCCATGCGCGCGCGGCCGAGGTCTTGCGCGAGCGTCGCGGCGGGCAGTTCGAACCGAGCCTGGTCGACCGGGTGCTGGCCCTGGGGCCTGGCCTGATCGAGCAGCTGCCTGCGCGTTGGGATCAGCTGTCGGCGCTGGAGCCGCTGCCGCACGAATGGCTGGAAGGCGAGTCGCTGGAGCAGGCCCTGCTGGTGCTGGCCGACTATGCCGACATCCAGTCGAGCTGGCTGCTGGGCCACAACCGGCGGGTGGCGGACCTGGCGGTCGATGCGGCCCGCAGCCTGGGGCTGGACCTGGATCAGCAGCATCTGCTGCGCTGCGCCGCCCTGGTCCATGACCTGGGGCGCGTGGGCATCTCCACCGAGGTCTGGGACAAGCCCGGGCCGCTGAGCCAGGGCGAGCTGGACCGACTCAGGCTGCATGCGAACTACACGCGCCAGATCCTCGGCCGGGTGGCCTCGCTGGCCCCGCTGGCCGAGCTGGCCGGCGCCGCCCATGAGCGGCTGGACGGCAGCGGCTACGGTCGCTCCATCGATGCCCGTTCATTGACGCTGGCAGCGCGCCTGCTGGCGGCAGCCGACGTGGTGGCGGCGCTGGGCGAGGCGCGACCGCACCGCAATGCGATGGACCTGGCGGCCATTGCAGGCATCGTCGGCGACGAGGTGGCGGCGGGACGGCTGGACCGCGAGGCCACGTCCGCGGTGCTGGCCGTGCTGGGGGCTCGCCTGCAGGCGCCGGTGCCGGCTTCGCGCCTGCCGGCCGGTCTGTCGGAGCGCGAGGCCGAGGTGCTGGTCGAGCTGGCGTCCGGGCGCACCAACAAGGAGATGGCGCGCCGTCTGGGCAGCTCGCCCAAGACCATCGGCCACCAGGTCCAGTCGATCTACCGCAAGGCCGGTGTCCATACCCGCGCGGGCGCCACCTTGTTCGCGCTGGAGCAGGGCCTGCTGCCCCGGCCCCGATAG